One genomic region from Anopheles bellator chromosome 2, idAnoBellAS_SP24_06.2, whole genome shotgun sequence encodes:
- the LOC131207458 gene encoding transmembrane protease serine 9-like gives MVGHLLAAPTATDDSCDCVCGVGGRTNRIVGGTETVAHQFPWLAGLFRQGKLYCGASVVSRNFLVTAAHCVNSFEPSEIRVYLGGHNIAKDYTELRRVKRIIDHELFDIFTFNNDIALLELDKPLRFGPTIQPACLPDGSVADFTGSLGVVAGWGRIEEKRPPSKTLRAVEVPIWSQDQCLEAGYGSKKISANMMCAGYHDGQKDACQGDSGGPMHKMGPLGSMEVIGVVSWGRGCARPNLPGIYTRIVNYLPWIHQKLAGECLCPPKDIRPQDSAMQPRRMGGGRCVTVSLLAALCWLAVSGSGAESIGRRWNETELILPSRSRSGRFLFDTLFGLNTAAFSLDDDDDLTSNQVKSCDCECGAANQEIRIVGGRPTGVNQYPWLARLVYDGQFHCGASLLTRDYVLTAAHCVRRLKRNKIRVILGDYDQFVASETPAIMRAVTAIIRHRSFDQNSYNHDIALLKLRKPVDFTKTIRPVCLPKERSEPAGQLGTVVGWGRTSEGGTLPALVQHVDVPILTLDQCRSMKYRASRITSNMLCAGKGKQDSCQGDSGGPLLVRSGDKHEIVGIVSWGVGCGRAGYPGVYTRVARYLPWLRANLDDTCLCSK, from the exons ATGGTCGGCCATCTTCTCGCCGCAccaacggccaccgacgacTCCTGTGATTGTG TCTGCGGTGTCGGAGGGCGCACGAATCGGATCGTCGGCGGCACGGAAACGGTAGCGCACCAGTTcccctggctggccgggctgtTCCGGCAGGGCAAGCTGTACTGCGGAGCATCCGTCGTTTCGCGCAACTTCCTCGTCACGGCGGCCCACTGCGTCAACTCGTTCGAGCCGAGCGAGATCAGG GTGTACCTCGGGGGTCACAACATTGCCAAAGACTACACGGAGCTGCGCCGGGTGAAGCGCATCATCGATCACGAGCTGTTCGACATCTTCACGTTCAACAACGATATCGCGCTGCTGGAACTGGACAAACCGCTGCGCTTCGGCCCAACGATACAGCCGGCCTGTCTCCCGGATGGCA GTGTAGCGGATTTCACCGGCTCGCTCGGTGTGGTGGCCGGCTGGGGACGGATCGAGGAGAAGCGCCCGCCATCGAAGACACTCCGGGCGGTCGAAGTGCCCATCTGGTCGCAGGATCAGTGCCTGGAGGCGGGCTACGGCAGCAAGAAGATCTCCGCCAACATGATGTGCGCCGGATACCACGACGGGCAGAAGGACGCGTGCCAGGGTGACAGCGGTGGCCCAATGCACAAGATGGGCCCTCTCGGCAGCATGGAGGTGATCGGGGTGGTTTCGTGGGGTCGCGGCTGCGCCCGGCCCAACCTGCCCGGCATCTACACGCGCATCGTCAACTACCTGCCCTGGATACACCAGAAGCTCGCCGGCGAGTGCCTCTGCCCGCCGAAGGACATT CGGCCGCAGGATAGTGCAATGCAACCGAGACGGATGGGTGGGGGGCGGTGTGTGACAGTGTCCTTGCTGGCCGCgctctgctggctggccgtgtcCGGTAGCGGAGCTGAGTCGATCGGCCGACGATGGAACGAGACCGAGCTGATCCTTCCGAGCCGATCCCGTAGCGGGCGGTTCCTGTTCGACACACTGTTCGGGCTGAATACGGCAGCCTTCTCgttggacgatgacgacgatctGACCAGCAATCAGGTGAAAAGCTGTGATTGCG AGTGTGGGGCCGCCAATCAGGAGATTAGGATCGTCGGGGGGCGCCCCACCGGCGTCAACCAGTACCCGTGGCTGGCGAGGCTCGTGTACGACGGTCAGTTTCACTGCGGTGCTTCGCTGCTGACGCGGGACTACGTCTTGACGGCGGCCCACTGTGTTCGCAG GTTGAAACGGAACAAAATCCGCGTGATTTTGGGCGACTACGATCAGTTCGTGGCGTCGGAGACACCGGCGATCATGCGCGCGGTCACGGCCATCATCCGGCACCGGAGCTTCGATCAGAACTCGTACAATCACGATATCGCGCTGCTCAAGCTGCGGAAACCGGTGGACTTTACGAAAACCATCCGGCCGGTGTGTCTGCCGAAGGAACGCAGCGAACCGGCCGGTCAGCTCGGGACGGTGGTGGGCTGGGGCCGAACGTCCGAGGGAGGCACACTGCCCGCCCTGGTGCAGCACGTGGACGTGCCGATCTTGACGTTGGACCAGTGCCGGAGCATGAAGTATCGCGCTTCCCGTATAACCTCCAACATG CTGTGTGCCGGCAAGGGCAAGCAGGACTCGTGCCAGGGGGATTCGGGCGGACCGCTGCTGGTGCGGAGCGGGGACAAGCACGAGATCGTCGGGATCGTTTCGTGGGGCGTCGGGTGCGGCCGGGCCGGCTACCCGGGAGTCTACACGCGGGTCGCTCGCTATCTTCCCTGGCTGCGCGCCAATCTGGACGATACCTGTCTCTGCTCCAAGTGA
- the LOC131207459 gene encoding trypsin-1-like — protein sequence MVSSALRWPAIVLLTCWNVPVTRSESLTVPGRIAWNDSLLIDPDGFVGKAPLLNSGVWTWITTIFGMPVFSVFAYRAAPRNCPPCSCGTGSNNSKIVGGQEAEIGRYPWMVALYYNNRFICGGSLINDRYVLTAAHCVFGSDRSRFRIKFLLHDRHDPPEGSFERKVSYIMTNWFLNVLVFITNDVALLKLSEPVPLGDTVIPVCLPPEGTTYAGNEGIVTGWGKRGDGTFPMQLQEVHVPILANQECHNRTQYYRFQINDRMMCAGIPEGGKDSCQGDSGGPLHVYDPDANRFVIAGVVSWGFGCAQPRFPGIYARVNRFMSWINFNTRDACTCQ from the exons ATGGTGTCCTCGGCGCTGCGCTGGCCAGCGATCGTCCTGCTGACTTGTTGGAATGTTCCCGTTACGCGGAGCGAGAGCCTGACGGTGCCGGGGCGGATAGCGTGGAACGACAGTTTGCTGATCGATCCGGACGGGTTCGTCGGGAAGGCCCCGCTGCTGAACAGTGGCGTTTGGACGTGGATCACCACCATCTTCGGGATGCCGGTGTTCAGTGTGTTCGCGTATCGGGCCGCGCCGCGCAACTGTCCGCCATGCT CGTGCGGTACGGGGAGCAACAACTCGAAGATCGTCGGAGGCCAGGAGGCCGAGATCGGGCGGTACCCGTGGATGGTGGCGCTCTACTACAACAATCGGTTCATCTGCGGTGGCTCGCTGATCAACGACCGCTACGTCCTGACGGCGGCCCACTGCGTGTTCGGGAGCGATCGGTCGCGCTTCCGGATCAAGTTCCTGCTGCACGATCGCCACGACCCGCCGGAGGGTTCGTTCGAGCGGAAGGTCTCCTACATCATGACCAACTGGTTCCTGAACGTGCTCGTGTTCATCACGAACGATGTGGCGCTCCTGAAGCTGAGTGAACCGGTTCCACTCGGTGATACGGTGATCCCGGTGTGCCTCCCACCGGAAGGCACCACTTACGCCGGGAACGAG GGCATCGTGACGGGGTGGGGCAAGCGGGGCGACGGGACGTTCCCGATGCAGCTGCAAGAGGTCCACGTGCCGATCCTCGCCAACCAGGAGTGCCACAACCGGACGCAGTACTACCGGTTCCAGATCAACGATCGCATGATGTGCGCCGGGATTCCCGAGGGTGGCAAGGACTCCTGCCAGGGTGACAGCGGCGGCCCGCTGCACGTGTACGATCCGGACGCGAACCGGTTCGTGATTGCCGGCGTCGTCTCCTGGGGCTTCGGCTGTGCCCAGCCGCGCTTCCCGGGGATCTACGCCCGCGTCAATCGGTTCATGTCGTGGATCAACTTCAACACCCGCGATGCCTGTACGTGCCAGTGA